AAAGGAGTAGAGAGAATCATTAGCGGACCTCAAAGTACGTTTACACACTACAGGACCCATGCTGTTGTCCATAACACAGGTTCACTTCAAATGTATGTTAATGTGTTTAGCATTTACGAAGTGTTTTTCAAGGGCTGTTAGTGAATGCAACCATCAAAGATTTAGATTTTTACTTGATCTTGATGTATGAAAGGGCAGTGTTTCGATTGAAGTTCACATCCTGAATTAAGTTTTGAACTACTGCAATAGTAAAAGAAGTTCACGTTCCTGTGATGCAGGTTTGAACCCGTACCTTACGTTGAACACGGCGAACAGTGGGACCATACTAATAGATCTGGCGTCGGGCGACAAGGAGTTTcagttggtggaggaggaggtacaACCAACACGATGACTCGCTATCAAAGTCTTACATCTTATTGATCATATCTTGTTGTCAATTAGAAAATGTTGAGTCGACTTTGAGTCTTGCTTTTGAACAGTTGCAGAGTACGATCAGAGAGCACCGAGATGGAGGCCTTGCTGGAGGGGTTTTCAACAGATACAACATTGTTAAGGTACATTTGGCTGGTTTCTATCCACATTAGGAAAGCAAGCTCTGTTTTATTCTGTCCAGTTTAATCTAGTTCATGGAAGTCTAGTTAATGGAAGTCATTATTCAACTGCACATTCAGTTCATGTTATTACAACTTTATTAACCGTGATTGGAATGTATTCTCTTATCCCTGCTTTGAGAGAAATGTATTGTTAATTCACTATTTTCCCCTCTTGATCTGCAGATCCAGAAAGTGTGTAACAAGAAGCTTTGGGAGAGGTACACCCATCGAAGGAAGGAGGTCTCCGAGGAGAATCACAATCACTCCAATGAACGGATGTTGTTTCACGGTAAGAGAATAATATACAGAATAGCACAGCCCACATTCCAATGAGAACCCGTCATCCATGACACTCCAGAAACCACTTGGGTCATGTTGTGTTCGAGGTTGATCTTTTTTTGTGTGCAAGTGTTTTCGACACTCAGAAATCCTATTCACAAGTGCTCATTCCAGCATTCATGCTGCTCTTGACCCAACAGGTTCGCCGTTTGTGAACGCCATCATCCACAAGGGTTTCGATGAGAGGCATGCTTACATAGGCGGCATGTTCGGAGCAGGCATCTACTTTGCTGAGAACTCGTCTAAGAGTAACCAGTACGTCTACGGGATAGGAGGCGGTACAGGCTGCACTCTGCACAAAGACAGGTCCTGCTACGTGTGCCAAAGGTAAACCAGCCATCCAGTCCTTTGATGTTTCTCTACCACAGTAAGCCATATCAAAGCTGAGGTCTAAGTCACCACACTACAACTTAACCAAGCCATAGCTGGGCGCTAATAACACGCCAATGAGACTTTCACAACGTTAAGAAAGAATGGCTCAAGTGGATTGGATTGGAATGGAGGTGGCATGATGTCTGATTGTCTGTGATGGGTTCTATGCGTCTTCAGGCACCTGCTGTTCTGCAGGGTGACTCTGGGCAAGTCCTTCCTGCAGTTCAGTGCCATGAAGATGGCCCACTCCCCTCCAGGACACCACTCTGTCACAGGGAGGCCCAGTGTCAACGGACTGTCACTGGCAGAGTATGTCATCTACAGAGGAGAGCAGGTACGGTAACTAGTGGCTTTGGCATTAGTGTGTGACTTTCATTTTGACGCTAACTACTGAAGTCACTGGATTGACATTCTTTGTCATCGGACTTACATTCCATTTGCAGTACTGCTCCTCTTGGATCTAATGTGTTAATTGTATGGTAGCATGCCCTTAGGACTAGCAAGCTGTTACAATTGACTTGCTCTGACACCTGTGTCATTTACTCTAGGCCTATCCAGAGTATTTGATCACCTATCAGATATTAAAGCCCGACGCCTCTGTGGACGGATAGAAGTGGAACGGAGGAGGGAAGAACAACAAGTTAATTGTACAGAAGAACGTCTCAGCCTGGTTCTGTTATGTTCGGTGCAGCAACAGCTTTACTAAATGCATGCATAAACAGATTCTTTTTTCTCCTTCTCCATTTGAAGCACTTCCATCTGTAGCCATTCTAACAAACGCTGTGTAGGACAACTACAACTGGTTAAAGTCTAACTGTAACTCAAAAAAAACTGCTGTGTTATAGTAGTTCTTTTCTGGAGacattgtatatatattttttagtacTAGCGTgttaatttatttacatttttatgcCCATGTTATTGTAAATGAATGACCTATAGAATATGTATTCCATCAACCAGCAGTCAAAATCAGTGTTTTCAAAGTCTGCCTTGTGGGGATGTCTGGGTCATATTTATTTAGGGCACATCATAGCAAAAATGTTTCAAAAGTTGTGGAATGGAAAATTAATGTTTATTGGACAAGCCTAGGTGGTCACTCCCTGTTTCCGTCTGTTTTCTTCCATTGGTGCCTATTGCCTAATGGCTTATTTGTCTAGTATTGTAAATCAGAAGCTGGACACAATTTAGATCATTATCCTGTTAGAAGGTGTATTGTTTGGTCTACATAGTGACAGTTAAAAGATCAGAATCAGTGTCCGTTCATTCAGTAATGGTGGCCGCAGCAAAGTCTTCAAATTTGAGGACTCCTAAATTGTCATAAATTGCCCCTCTACGAAGTCTGTGTTGCTTCGAAAGCTGTTTGTTTTACACAACACACAAGGGTGACGAGACTACACAGAGAAAACAAAACATGTAGTTTGTCAATTTCCCTCTGTCAGTGTTTGGATGCGCTGTGAGAACCGTGTCTGTCATTTGAAATAATGTGAAGTTAATTTACATTAATATGCTGTGGTTGCGTGATGTTCTCTCAGCACTTTGTTCCTTTTGCATGATATTCCTGTCTGATTAACTCTCGTTAGAGTTGTACGTCATGTTTGAACAGTGTTTGCTTGCTAATTGCTTGCTAATTGGATGTATCATGGCTGGATCTGGGTGGGGATAATCTCCACACAAACAGCCACATCAAAATAAATGAGCTATTTGTGAATCCTTGGTTGTAAGTTGtttgtagcctactgtaacaAACAAAAATTGTTGTTGCATGTAATCACTTATGTACCAAACCTTGCGTTGTCTGTTTTTTTAGGTAGTGGAATAACTATCATTGTTAATTACACATTTTTCACTTGTCAGTATGATGTCTCCCAAGATAGTGTACGATTAGCCATACGAGaatactacatacttaaactaCTTAATTGCATACGTATTTCGACGTTTGATCTAGTAGAATTCACTCGTCTTTTACGACTCAAGTTTGACTACCGTTGATAATCAGATAAATTCACGCGCTGTACCAAAATGAACGAATGGCAGGAGTCAACGCAATCGCGCATTCGATGATGCATTCGAAGTACTATTTTCGAAATGTCACAGCCTACTATAAACGTTTGTTTTTTGCACACTATTTAGTAGTCTAGTATGGATATTATACATACAGACAGTGTCTTCCTCCCTACCTAGGCTACTGCTTTCCTGACGCATTGTTTTCATGAGACGTTGAGTGTCCGATAATGGCACTGTATCACTCTTCAGTTCAAGATGTTTTGACATGCAAGAGAAGACATTTGGGCCGTAGGAGTGGGCTTGTTACAGTTTAATGTAGTTTAACCTTTTGTCTGAACTGAGATGTACACTACAAAGCGGAATAGAGGAATTATTGAGACCACTTTGATCAATTCTGAGTTCAACTTGGGATAACCATTGACAAGAAGGTGGCTGACCTTTTCGCCAGGCAGTGGAGAGCCGGGGTGAGAGTAACACGTCCATCTTCTCATAACACAGAAGCTAGTGAAGTCAGCACGTTCCTAATGTGGAGGTCAAccagtatatacactaccgttcaaaagtttggggtcacttagaaatgtccttgtttttgaaagaaaagtacattttccgtccattaaaataacataaaattgaccagaaatacagtgtagacgttgttaatgttgtaaatgactattgtagctgacaacggcagattttttatggaatatctacagaggcccattatcagcaaccatcactcctgtgttccaatggcacgttgtatttagctaatccatgtttataattttaaaaggctaattgatcattagaaagcccttttgcaattatggtagcacagctgaaaactgttgtcctgatttaaagaagcaataaaattggccttcttcagactagttgagtatctggagcatcagtatttgtgggttcgattacaggctcaaaatggccagaaacaaataactttcttctggaacttgtcagtctattcttgttctgagaaatgaaggctgttccatgtgagaaattgccaagaaactgaagatctcatacaacactgtgtactactctcttcacagaacagcgcaaactggctctaaccagaatagaaagaggagtgggaggccccggtgcacaactgagcaagaggacaagtacagtagagtgtctagtttgagaaacagacgcctcacaagtcctcaactggcagcttcattaaatagtacccgcaaaacaccagtctcaacgtcaacagtgaagtggcgactccgggatgctggccttctagacagagttgcaaagaaaaagccatatctcagactggccaataaaaagaaaagattaagatgggcaaaagaacaaagacactggacagaggaactctgcctagaaggccagcatcccggagtcatctcttctccactacagccccgttgaggtttaatgggggcctgttcggctcaccttttcctgtagtccacgatcagctcctttgtcttgctcacattgagggagaggttgtttccAACCCCAGTAGATACACTACTGGGGTTGAAAGCACTGGCACATCATTGGCCAAGGGTGATGCTCCACACTTTTCCTCCTCTATGTTTGATACTCCTCACTAGGGCTGTGGAGTTCATGTCAGCTGgttttgtcagctggttattgtcatacAAAAGACTGTATCACGGTAATTTACCATTAATTAACAGAAAGGAGTTTAGCATCTCCAGGTCTCCATgcatacaagctgcatacaagcctCTCATGCATGCTTTTAAAACATctagatgcactgcagtacttaatgcagctggtggccacaccagatactgactgttacttttgattttgacccccccacattattccatttctgttagtcacatgtctgtggaacttgttcagtttatgtctcagttgttgaatcttacgttcatacaaatatttacacatgttaagtttgctgaaaattaacgcagttgacagtgagaggacatttctttttttgctgagtttacattatCACAGTGGCGTTGGCAgtcacaatgtaagtaacctaatgtatgtccctctaactcccctgaatgcctctgttgatcctacagctattgtatacaGTAATCATGTGCCTTGTATACAGTAATCAtagcactgaggcagtgtgccctagtaggaagtccactatgtgcagctcaccctgcactatcagcttaCATATATAAATAACATTGTCatgtctacttctgataagcCTCCCTGTAATgcaataaaaacaatcaagcatcgCAGAAAAGGgctaaaaatagcccacattaacatatgtagcctaagaaacaaggtccattaaatcaataacttgctagtaacagataaCATTGATATTCTCTGAAAcacacttagataatacctttgacaCAGTGGTAGCATTACATgcttataacatctacagaaaagacagaaatgccaatgggggTGATGTTGCGGTGTATATTCAGAGCCACATTcatgtaaagcttagagaggatctcatgttaaatactgttgaagtaatatggatacaggttcatctgcttcacctaaagcccattctggtcggaagctgctatagaccaccaagtgctaacagtcagtatctggataatatgtgtgaaatgcttgataatgtatgtgatatcagaGAGCTATATTTTCTGGGTGAACTAAATATTGACTGTCTTTCATCAAGCTGGCCACTCAacaaaaagcttcaaactgtaaccagtgcctgcaacctggttcagtcaacctaccagggtatttacaaacagcaaacaggaatgaaatcatcaaaaTGCATTAGTaaatccattggatgtagtgatcacaatatagtagccatatctaggaaggctgggcctaatatggtgtataagaggtcattcaataagttttgtagtgattcctgtgttgatgatgtaaagaatatttgctagcctgtggtgtgtaatgaggagcaaccagacgctgcacttgacacttatgaaattgcttattccaagCATGTACCCATTAAGAGAattactgtcacgttcgtcgtatacataatgagcggaccaaggcgcagcatgagtagagttccacatatttattaaagTGAACCTTCAAAAAACCAACAAAGAATAAACGAACGTGAAGTTCGTAGCGCACATAGCACTaaaccaaaacaaaacaatatcccacaaacgcaggtgggaaaaggaccacactaagtatgatccccaattagaggcaacgatcatcagctgcctccaatggggaaccatactcacaccaacatagaaattcaagactagaacaccccctagtcacgctctgacctattgCACCATAAAGAaccccaagggctctctatggtcagggcgtgacaattactgtaaaaactgttaaatccccatgGATTAATGAGGAACTGAACATTTTATGGTTGaaagggatgaggcaaaaggaatagaAAATAAGTCTGtttgcacaaccgattggcaaacgtactgcaaatttcGAAATCatatgtgactaaactgaataaaaagaagaagaaactattcTATGAAACAAAGGTTAAATGATAGTAAAAAATCTTTTTCCAACTACTATAATACTTtctttcattggcaagattagaaaactgttgcatgttgcatttacatttttgttcagtattattTCAAGTTTGTGCTCTATGTATCCAGTGAGTGTGGTTCATAGCATACAGTAAGTATTTAAAAGGTGAACAGACAGTTTACTTTTTTGCATTGAAGTGTGTAAATTGGCCTACTGTAGCTTCTATTTTCTTCTGAGTAGAGAAAGTAAATGCAAAACATTATTGAATTCAAACTATCTGTTTACAGGTCCACAACAATTTGCAATTATTTTTGTGTTTCAGAAACGGTCAAATGTCACTGGAAAAGAAAACATCGGTGGTCCTCCACACGTTTTACGCCAAGTTTGATTCATAAAGGGAAACCAGTTTATACACTTCAATATTTGTGTGCTTCTGCAGTCTTTTCAGAAATAGCGCATGCAGACATTTAGTGTAAAATGTACACAATCGTTATAAATGAAGCCCCAGGGCCCTTATTCACAAAGTGTTTCAGAGAAAGAGTGTTTATCTAGGATTACATCCCACCCCCTCTAATTCATTATGATTTACAAGGCAGAAGTGATTATAGTTCAATTTTCCTACTCTGAGATGGTTGTGAATACAGGCCTAATTGTACTCCCCCAGACACAGATAAGCCTGGCCTTGGACTATAAAACACTCTGCGTTGTCCGGGAAACTGGCCCATAAATGTCTACCTTGGCTCCAATGTATGTTTGTTTTTATATATCACATATATGTTTTGCAAACCTGTACTCttcactctctacctctcctggGGTGGGTATGCTTTCATAGTTAAACCTGCTGCTACATTCACAAGATAACTACCACATAATTGCCACTGCAATTAAACAGCCAATTATCTGTAATTATACTACTTGGTTCCTGCATTTTACCATATCAAAGATTTACTCGCCCACGCATGATGTATCTTTTATTTCCTTtgagtggaatggtattaaaGTACACAATGTATTGTATTAACATAATTACATTTCCTTATGAGTTGtaaaaatgacatataagaaaGAGCAATTTATTGGTCAGTGTAATCTTTTGCTTTTTCATCTTCAACTCAATAACTTGGGGTTTGTACCAATGCTTTTATGTACACTGATATGCCAGAATTTTGCACACTATAAAACCATCGGGATGTCAGAAAATAGGGATAATAACTGCACTTTTGTAGATCAAACATACAAAAAGACACAAAGTGATCAAAATGTAGACTAGTTTCACAGATCCTCAATTTGACCTGGAATCACATAACACTCACTGGGCCCAGTTGAGGGAAAAGGCATCATATCTAATGATATGTCTGCTTCATATTCAAGCTGCAGTATTGCAGGCAGGATAAGGTTTCTTTGGTTACGTGAGGTATTAGAGACAACGGAGACTTTGTCAAATGGTAGGTCCAAATCTTCACCGTGTGAGACCATGGGCAGGCGTTGCGCACAATGCGCAGAGGCATTGATAGTTGCGTTCTGGAACGTAGTGTCGTGGCGGTAAGACATCAACTCGTTACTTAAATGGACAGCTTCTACAGAACTGGAACAGTATCTTTTGCAGCCCAAAATGGTAGAGAATGCTTTTCTGAAATCAGCATTAAAAGCGTATATGACTGGGTTTAACGATGAGTTTGCCCATCCAAACCACACAAAAATGTTAAAAGTGGTGTTACTTACGCACAGGCGATCACCAAGATTGTTAATGTCACAAAAAGGTACTATGCAGTTGAGCACGAAAAAAGGCAGCCAGCAAAATACAAACACTCCCATAATGATAGAGAGTGTCTTCAAAACTTTCGTTTCTTTTTTAAAGGTTGTTTTCAATGAGTTTGTTTTCTCGGTTGCTTGCTGATTGTTCTGTGCGTGTTCCACGGCTGTCTCCAAGGATGATATTCTCCGGATCTGGTTTTGCGCAATCCGGTAAATTCGTGTATAAGTGCCAACCATAATAACGACTGGAATGTAAAAACTTATCAAGGAGGAGGATATGGCATACGTGCTATTCAAGCTTGCGTTGCAGTCCTCTATTTGGTTGATTTGATTAGTGTCGTCCACTGTTTCCTTTTCCTCCTCTGACTTGTGCCAATTGAGCTGGACGGGAATGAAGGAGATAAGAATGGAGAGGGTCCATGCCACTCCGATCATAACGAAAGCAAACCTTTGAGTCATTTTACGCTCATATCGAAAAGGGCTCGAAATTGCCCAGTATCGGTCCATACTTATTATACAAAGATTGAGAATAGACGCCGTGGAGCACATGATGTCAAAAGCTATCCAGGTATCACAGAAGCTGCCGAAGATCCAGCAGCCGGCCACTTCAGACATAGCCTTCCACGGCATCACAAGAATGGCCACGAATAAATCCGACACCGCCAAGGAGATTACAAAAAAGTTTGTCACTTTAGATCTAAGGTGTCGAAATTTGATCACAGCGGCGCACACTAGCGTATTCCCAAAAAGCGTGGAGACGATCAGGATGAACAGGACGCACCCGGTGAGAGCACGGACGCTGTGCTTGGAGCTGTCCGTTTCAGCACCTGCGGTTTCGTTGTCAGATTTCTCCATTGACCAATTTCTCCTATTTTCTGCGCATATCAAAGATAGCGTCTTTAGCGTCTTCCACACTTAGCGTTCAGTGCTCCCTTTATTCATTATGCTTTCAACTTAGTTTTGGAGACCCAACT
The nucleotide sequence above comes from Salvelinus namaycush isolate Seneca chromosome 35, SaNama_1.0, whole genome shotgun sequence. Encoded proteins:
- the LOC120029877 gene encoding D(5)-like dopamine receptor, with amino-acid sequence MEKSDNETAGAETDSSKHSVRALTGCVLFILIVSTLFGNTLVCAAVIKFRHLRSKVTNFFVISLAVSDLFVAILVMPWKAMSEVAGCWIFGSFCDTWIAFDIMCSTASILNLCIISMDRYWAISSPFRYERKMTQRFAFVMIGVAWTLSILISFIPVQLNWHKSEEEKETVDDTNQINQIEDCNASLNSTYAISSSLISFYIPVVIMVGTYTRIYRIAQNQIRRISSLETAVEHAQNNQQATEKTNSLKTTFKKETKVLKTLSIIMGVFVFCWLPFFVLNCIVPFCDINNLGDRLCVSNTTFNIFVWFGWANSSLNPVIYAFNADFRKAFSTILGCKRYCSSSVEAVHLSNELMSYRHDTTFQNATINASAHCAQRLPMVSHGEDLDLPFDKVSVVSNTSRNQRNLILPAILQLEYEADISLDMMPFPSTGPSECYVIPGQIEDL